In Pirellulales bacterium, the sequence ATCGAACCGTTGGACCTGAAGCTCGCATCGGAGCCACGCACCGAGCCGGTGGTGCTCGATCGGATCCGAGGCGACGACACGAGCGAGCGGTCGTTCGAACCTGAGCTGCGTGAGCTGCATGCGCCGCAGCACGTCGAATTCGCACCGAATGGGGGCAGGCCATCGACCGGCGCCTTTCCGTTTTTCAACGTTCAGTTTGGGAATCGAGGCGTGTTCGTTGCCATTGGCTGGACGGGACAATGGAGCGCGCTCGTCGATCGCGATCCGACCGGGCCGACACAGCTTCGCGCCGGAATGCAGCGGACCCATTTCAGACTGCACCCGGGCGAGTCGGTTCGAACGCCACGCATCATGCTTCTGCGTTGGTCGGGCGATCGAATCGATGCCCATAATGCTTTCCGGCAGGTTTTGCTGCGGCATTACCTGCGCAAGGCTGGTCCGGCCCCAGGGCAACTACCGCGGCTGGCGGTTGCCGTCAATATCTTCGACTTCTGGGCCATGGGAGGCAGCCGGCAGTATCCCACCGAAGGCGGGCAGTTCGACATCATCCGCGTCGAACACGCCCTTGGCTGCGACACCCACTGGCTCGACGCCGGTTGGTTCGTCGGCGATTTCCCGAATGGCGTCGGCAATTGGGCGCCGAAGCCCGACGGTTTTCCTCACGGCCTAAAACCGACGGGCGACTTCTGCAGACAGCAGGGCCTGGGTTTCTGCCTTTGGTATGAACCGGAACGCGTCGCTGAAAATTCACGAATCGCCCGCGAACATCCTGAGTTCGTTCTCGGCAGCCGCAAGCGTGGCGACGGCGGGCTGCTCAACCTCGGCGACGAGCGAGCGCGGCGATTCATCACGGAATTGCTGGACCGGCAAATCACCGAGTTCGGCGTCACCACGTATCGCAACGACTTCAATATCGAACCGCTTTCGTTCTGGCGAGCCGCCGATACGCCCGACCGCGAAGGCATTGCGGAAATCAAATATGTGGAAGGCCTGTACGCGATGTGGGACGAACTGCGCGCGCGACACCCAGGCCTGCAAATCGACAACTGCGCCTCGGGTGGCCGGCGCATCGATCTGGAAACCTGCATGCGGGCGGTCGTGCAAACCGATAGCGACACCGGGAGTTCGCCTGGTCACACGCAAATCGATCAAGGGCAGTCGCTGGGGCTCAATCTCTTTTTGCCGCTCCATTCCACGATCGGATGGGACTACAGCGCCTATGCCGTGCGCAGCTCGGCTTCAGCCGGCTACGTCGCCGAATGGGATGTGTTGAAGAAGGATTTTCCGCTCGATCGAGCGAAGGCCGCGATCGCGGAAGTGAGCGAGAATCGAAAATACTGCTCCGGCGACTATTATCCGCTCACGCCGTGGACGATTTCGGACAGCGACTGGATCGCGTGGCAGTTGCACCGCCGCGACCTGGAGAGCGGCATCGTGCTGGCTTTTCGTCGTCCGAATAGCCCCTATGCCGCGCTGCAGGTTCATCTGCATGGCGTGCGACCCGATCAACATTACCGAGTCAACTATATCGACGATCAATACACGCGGACCCAAAAAACGTTATCCGGCGCCGAATTGGCTTCGACGGAACTGCGATTAGACGCTCCGAAGAGCAGCCTTCTGGTGCGCTATGAGCCCGATCCGGCTCGAGCGGCGTCGACCGCTTCGGAGCCGCAACCGCCGTCTCGGACTCCCTTGCCGACTCCGCCGCCAGAAAGGGCCGACTCGCGAACCTTTCCAGCCCCCTCGCCGTCGCAGAATCCTTCGCAGTTTGGACAAGGCGTGCAACGGACGATGACGCTGCTGGCCGCGAGCACGCCGCAACACAGAAACCATGTACGGATTCTTTTCTACGGCCAATCGATCACCGAGCAGGAGTGGAGCAAGCAAGTAGCCGCCGATCTGCGACGTCGATTTCCGCTCGCCGATTTGGAGATCGAGAATCGCGCGATTGGAGGCTTTGCGTCGCAACTGTTGATCCGTCCGGCCGAGCACGATGTCTATCCCTTCTATCCGGACTTGGTCGTCTTCCACGTCTTCGGCGCCAATCAGCAGTATGACGAAATTATTCGCAACATCCGCAGCCGAACGACGGCTGAGGTGCTCATGCAAACCGATCGTGTTGGCGACAAGTTGCCGCAAGATAAACCGGACAAGAACGCCGACAAGGGCCTGTGGTGGGACTATTTGATGAATCACCAGTTCCTGCCGGACATCGCCAAGAAATACGGCTGCGGCTTGTGCGATATCCGCGGCGGCTGGCTTGAGTATCTCCGCGCCCATCACTATGAGCCGACGCAACTGTTGCTCAAAGATGGCGCGCATCTCAATGCCCAAGGCAACTACCTGATGGCGCAACTGACGAATCGCTACCTCGTCTACCGCCCCGATCTTCCCGGCGACGCTTGGAAAAATCTCACCCACTTGTACGGGGTCCACCGCGGGACGTGGAAGGACGGCAAGGTATCGATCGATTTCGAAGGCAACCGCGTCGATCTGATTGCCGCGGCAAACGCTCCGAACGGCGCCGGCGCCGCTCCCGGCAGCAGCGCGCGCATTTTGATCGATGGCAAGAAGCCGAGCGAATTCCCAGGGGCCTATCGAATCACGCGCCCGCAGCCAGGGCCATGGTCGCCGCTGTTCTTGAGCCGCGTGGATCACGGCGCCACGCTAGTTATCGAGGATTGGACCCTGCAAGTGGGCCACGTTTCGCCGGACGGCAAAACATGGGATTTCGCCGTCCGCGGTTCGGTCACGGGCACCGACGGCAATGGCCAAAGCGATCGGCCGTTCACGAGCAAGTCGGGGCGCGTGAAGATCGAACCCGTCGCGTGGTTCCGCGGTTTCAATCCGCCGCTGCCTGAAGGCTACACGATCCGCTGGCAGGTGTTGCCGATGTTCATTGATGCATACCGAGCGCCGAGAACGAGCGACCCGGCGAGGCAAACGGCGACAACGATCGTTCAAGGCATCCCGAACACCAAGCACACCTTGGAGATCATCGCCGACGATCCCGCATTGCTGCCGCCGATCGATGGCGTGCGGACTTACGCACCGCCCGTGAAGGCCGACTGATCGGCGCGGCGTCGCCGCCCTGGCGCCGTGCCTTGGCTGCGCAGCGAATTTAACGAAACGCTGTTCAGCGCAGCATACTTCGGCGGGCAGTCCGCATTCAATTCAATCCGGCAGGCGACCAGTTTCGCGCCACTTCGACGATGTTCTCCACTTGAAGTTTTTCCAGCAGCCGGGCGCGATACTTCGAAACCGTCTTCGGATCGATGGCCAAGATCGTCGCGATCTGCTTCGTGCTTTTGGCGACGATGAGCAACTCCATCACTTCTTTTTCGCGCGGCGACAGGAGATCGATCCGTTCGGCCCAGCTGTTGGCGCTCGCTTGATTTCGGCAATTTTGAGCATCGCGATCGAGCGACCGTTCGATTGTCGACAGCAATGTTTCGCGATCGAAAGGCTTTTCCAAAAAATCGGCCGCTCCCGCACGCATCGCCTGCACGGCCATCGAGATCTTTCCAAACCCCGTGACGATAATCACGGGGATTGTGACGTGCCGCGTGGCAAGCTCCTGCTGCAACCCGAGCCCGCTCATCCCGCACAATCGAACGTCGAGTACGAGGCAGGCGGGGGCCGCTCGCGGCCTATATTGCCCGAGAAAGTCTTCCGCGGATGGATGTGCGGAGACCTCGAATCCCTCGGTGCGCAGCAGCAATGTCAGCGATTCTCGCACGAGCGATTCATCGTCGACAACGTAGACGGCCGGTCGGCGTTCCACTTCGATCTCCTTGGCGACTCGAGCTGCCGTTTCTTAATGCGGAGGTGGGCAAAGCATTCGTTCGACGGCTGCCAGAATGCATGCCCGATTGAAGGGTTTGGCAATAACCTCGTCGATCGCTTCGGATTGTCCCGATGAATGGCAGGTAATTTCGGGGTTGCCGGTAATGAGCAACGAGCGCAATTGTGGATTGAATCGCCGCAGCGCGCTTGCAATTTCGCCTCCGGAGAAGCGGTCGCCAAGTGCCCAGTCGGCGATCACCAGATCGGGAACGAATTCGAATGCCAAGAGCATTGCTTCGCTGCTGTTTGCCGCGCAGCGTGTTTCGTGCCCTTTGCAGGCCAAGAGAAAGGCGATGTGCTGGCAATATGCCGGTTCGTCGTCGATCAACAGGATTTTGGCCATATTTCGACCTTCGCCGTCTGGTGTCCGCGAGCTCGTTCGCATCGAGCCAGCGCTGATTTGGACCATTCGACGGAAAGGCTTGGCGCTGCCCCCCTACTACTTATTCAACGTTCGGCAGTCCTGGAGGAATCCACCACGTGGTCTACCGCAAAACTTGCGGAAAATCCGCTCATGCCCCGACGGATTCTTACCGAAGGTACGGCAATTTGTGCGATTTCCGCAGTGGCAGGTCGCCGCGGCGATGGCAGGCGCCGCAGCGATAGCAAACACTGGCGAGCAGCGCCGGACCGCGTTGAGGCTCAGCGTTTAGATGCGGCTAGCGGAAAGTCGAGAGTAATGGTGGTTCCACGGCCAGGGTTGCTGTGGATGTGGACCGATCCACCATGGTCCTGAACGATGCCGAAGGCAATGCTCATGCCGAGCCCAGTGCCCCCTGCACCTTTGCGGGTTGTGAAGAAGGGTTCGAATACGCGGAGCCGTTCTTCATCGCTCATGCCTCGGCCATGGTCTCGCACGGCGAGTCGGATCGAGTCATTTATGTGGTGAGTCGCGATGCAAACCTGGCTTTCCGGTGGGCTGGCCTCAATCGCGTTGTTCACCAAGTTGACGATCACTTGTTGAATTCCGATTGGATGAAGAAGCAATTGCGGTAGATTTTCCTCCAAGTCGGCTTCGATGGAAATTCGATGCTCGTCGGCGTAGGGTCGCGCCAGATCGCGGGCCTGGCGGACGCATCGGTTCAGATCGCCAAATGCCTTCTCGCTCCGCTCGTTGCGCGCGAACCACAGAATATTTCGCATAATTTCGCGGCAACGATTCAACGATTCGACCGTATTGCGCAGGCTCGTCGTAAGCAAATCATGGTGCTCCGGTCGGTCCTGAATCGCCATCGCGGTTTCTGCGCTCAGCAACGCGGCGCCTACGGGGTTGTTGATCTCGTGGGCCATTCCTGCGGCGAGCGTACTGATCGCGGCAAGTCGACCGCTGCTGAGAGCCGCTTCGTCGGCGCGCCGCTGTTCGGTGATGTCGCGCCGGATCGAGATCACTCGCGTTGGCTTGTGGGCACCGTCGAAATGCACCTGCGTGTGGTCGAACAACCAGCGCACGTCCCCATTCGGGCGGCGGATCCGGTATCCCAAATCGTATCGGCCCACTTGAAAAAGATCGCGAATCGCCTCGACCAAACGCGACTGATCGGCCGGCTCGACGACGTCGCGCCAAAGTTCGGCATTGCCGGTGAAATCGCTTTTGGGGCGGCCGTAGACAGATTCCACCGAGGGACTCAAATAGAGCGTCCTCGACATATCGGCGGACGTCGCGCAGATAACGTGTGGTAGAGATTCCAGAATTTCCAGCGCGAGAAGACTGTTTTCTTGGACTTCCGCGACAAACGGAAGAACCCTCAATTCCCCTTCCATTCCACGCCCCTCGTAATGACCAGCGGAAGTTTCTCACCCGGCGGGCAAGTCTGCCAAGTGCAAGGCCGAACCATCCCATCAAACAGTCGTAAATAATTCAAAAAAACACGTCAGGTTTCACACATTCTCGAAATCTGGCTGCGAGATTTCAATGTGGAAGTTACTCGCGCCTATTCGGATATCCACGGGTATTGACTGGCAGTCAACGATAGCCGGACGTGATTCACCGACCCGGCAATTCCGCAAGGTACGGGGGACTACGTGTTGAAGTCTCTCAAGGCCAATCCCAAAATGGCCGAATCGCGCTGATCGTGTTCACCGGGCGGCGCGACGATGTGCTGATTCGCCGCTTGGAATCAAGCGTCGCCGCTGCGATTCTCATAAGGCCGGTCGAGTTTAGGGCTGATTCTCGCGGCTCTGTCCGTTTATCTGAAGATCAATCCCAAGGTTTACTGTCGCCGAGCGGCACACCCGCTCATCCACTTGAAGTTTTCCGGCAATGCACGGGTCGATGAATGTCTTGCTGGTCGAAGACGACGAAGGGCATGCGCACATCACGCGCGCTTCGCTCAGAGAATCGCAATCGCGAGATGGAGGCGATGCCGGGCCGCGCGGCGGCGAACTCGCGGAGGAGAGGGCTCGGCTAAGCGTTGAGCTCGCAGCGCGCGTGACAGACTGCACCTTGAAGTTGGCTGCCGCCAACAGCGGATCGGCAGCCGCGAAGCAGGAGAACGAAGCATTCGTCTACGGCGTCTCTCATGATCTGCGTACGCCGTTCGTGAATCTGCAAAGCTTCAACCAGGAGTTGGATTCGGCCCAATGCGAACTCCGTCGGCTGCTCGTCGATGGCGGCTTCCAACCGACGGTCGCGATCGACGCACCGAGCTGCTTGATACCGAAATGCGGCAGGAATTCATTTCGTGAAATCGGCTGTCCAATGAGGCTGTTGGGGCTCGAACCCAAGACCTACGGATTAAAAGTCCGTTGCTCTACCAACTGAGCTACAGCCTCGAAACACTGTAAATCGCGGTATTTTGTTGCTTTCCCGATTCCGTTGCGATATGCTGCTGACGCCTGATCTGACGCCCGCAGTTACCGAAAGGGGGAAAGCCATGACGCCCGCGATGCCTAAAGTTATCAGAAAGACAGCCACCCGCAAGCCATCCAAGCCACGGCCTGATTTTCCACTCTATGCGCACGCTACAAAGCGCTGGGCCAAGAAAATACGCGGCAAGATTCACTATTTCGGCCCGTGGGATGATCCGGCAGCAGCGCTCAATCGGTGGCTCGATCAAAAGGACGATTTGCTCGCCGGTCGGACGCCGCGGATAGCCCGCGACGGGCTCACCCTAAAGCATCTGGTCAACGTCTTCCTGACCGCCAAGAGGCGTCAACTTGACGCCTGCGAATTGTCGTCTCGGATGTTCGCCGACTGGTTTTCAGTGTGCGAACTGTTGATCGACTCATTTGGCGGCAATCGCCTTGTCGACGACTTGGCACCCGCGGATTTTGAAAGCCTGCGCGGCAAGCTGTCGAAGCAGTACGGTCCGCACCGACTCGGCACAACGGTCGGTTGTGTTCGCGGGGTGTTTAAGTACGGACTCGAATCCCGCTTGATCGAAAGGCCAACTCACTTCGGGCCTCAGTTCAAGAAGCCCACCAAAAAGACAATGCGCTTGCATCGCGCCAAGGGCGGCTTGAAGATGTTCGAGGCCGCCGAGCTTCGCAAAATTACCGACAGCGCCGGCGTGCCGCTACGGGCAATGATCTTGCTTGGCGCGAACTGCGGATTCGGCAACAGCGACATCGCGAATCTGCCGCTGTCGGCCGTCAACCTGACTGCGGGCTGGGTCAATTTCCCGCGACCGAAAACCGGAGTCGAACGTCGCTGCCCATTGTGGAAGGAAACGATCACAGCGATTCAAGCAGCGATCGACGGACGGCCCAAGCCAAAGCACACGGAAGCGGAGAAGCTGTTGTTCGTGACACGACACGGCGCCCGATGGGGAGTCTCTGAGATCATGGAAACGGAAGTCGAGGAAGCGGGCGCGAAGATAAAAAAGCCCAAGTTGAAAACTGACGATCCGATTGCAAAGGCATTCGGCAAGCTGCTGCGCCGGCTGGGGCTGCATCGCGCCGGCGTTGGCTTCTACGCATTACGCCACACGTTTGAAACTGTCGCCGGCGGCTCACGGGATCAAGTGGCCGTCAATTCGATCATGGGCCACGCCGACAGCAGCATGGCCGGCGAGTATCGCGAACGAATCGGAGACGCGAGACTGGAAGCCGTGGTCTCGCACGTCCACAACTGGCTCTATGGCGGAAAGGAATAAGGTATGAAAACCGATAAGTCGCTGAAAGCAACGCTTGCGCTAGCCGAGCGGCATTCCGCTGCCGAACACGAACGAATCGGCACGGCACAACGCGAACTGGCGGAACTAATAGCGATGTGCGTCGCTGTAGAATCGCCGGCGGCTGAGCGGGCGAGGGCAAGAAAGGCCGACCTACTGAAATTGCTGCGCGAGAGAACGGCGAGTTTCGACCGGGACGTGGCGGAACTGCGCAGGCGAATCGAGGCTCGCAATAAGCCAGCCATCGACAACGAGGCCCACGCTCTGGCGCTTTTCGTGAAAAATCCCGATTGGGAAAATAAAGAAATCGCCGAACGAGTCGGCGTCAAGCCGGCCCAACTGTCTATTAATAGGTATAAGAAATTCAAGGCCGCCAGGGCGGCGCATAGGGCGTCGCACGCCGGCAGAGTTCCTCGCAAGGGGACGAAAATTGACGGCCAAATCGAAGCGATCGACTACGATTAGCATCAGCGGCGCGCAAGTGTGGGAAAATTCTTTTGATGAAAAACCCCGGCAAAACCGGGGTTTTTCGTTTTTGCCAACGACGATTGCGCGCAACACCCTCCTGATATTCCGGAGGGTGTTGCAATGGCGACTAAAAACGATTGGCGAAATAGTCCTACAGCCTGGTTTTCCGTGCTGGAGCGCGCTCTCCGGGACGGCGACAGCGAACTAGTCGCGCAAGCTACCGAAGAGCTACGCCGCCTGGGCGTCAACGTCAGCATCTCGCACGACCGTCTGGCCAGAGCGCTGGAGGCGAGTCGATGATCCGCGCCGCCTCGCGACCTGAGCCAAGAGACTGGACCGTGCCTGAGTTGGCCCGGCAAATGCGCGTCAATCAAAACAAAGTCCTCCGCTTGATTCGATCGGGAGAGTTGGCTGCGTACAACATCGCCGCCACTACCGCAAGCCGGCCGAAGTGGCGAATCACCTCAGAGGCGATTGCATCATTCCAGGCCGCACGATCGGCGACGTCGACAAGCGGTGGCGCAGTTCGCAAAGCCCCACGCATGCAAATACCAAAGGATGTAATTCGGTTTTTCTAGTTTTTTTTCACCACAATCGCAAAGGAGGGCGTATCTATGTGTGCGTTAATTCTGCCGTGCTACAAGGATCAAGGCTTCGAGGCCGAAGCGAAATCCGAAGACGGCACCCCTATCACAATCCAGGTCGCCGTGCTGTCGATCCGCCATGACCGCGTGGTGTTCGCGGTAAACGCGCCGCCAAGCGTGAAAATCCGCCGCGCCGATCTGCCGCCGCCGCCAGATAATCGGCCGCCGCGACCGCCGCACCGGCGGCCGTGGCGTTGAGCGCGAAAAAATCTCCCTAAAGCCTAAAGCGGCACGGGGGCGCGAGCTACTGCATTTGTTTCGCAGTCACTCGAACCGAGCAGGAGATTTTCAATGCGCGATACGCCAAAGACACTAGGGGATTTTCTTGCGCTGGCAGAACAGTCGCCAGTATGGGGTGGCGAAGGCAAGATTGTCTCGCGCGCCCCGGACGGCACGGTTACCGAAATCCCACTCGGCACAGACCGCCGGCTGCTGGAGCGGCGGATCCTAGAATCGATGCAGCAGTATTGGCCAGAGCATCTTCGGCCAAGGCATACCGCCGAGCCACGCGCTGCGATCGTAGATGGCGACGATTCAGAGGCCGACAGTGATTCAACGCCCAAAAAACAGCCGGCGAAAGAAATCGATCCCGGCGACGAAGCGCGATGGTTCCTCGAAAAAACAAAACTCGACGGTGTGCCGACATTGCTCTATTGGCACGGCGGATGGTGGAGGTGGAGAGATGGCGCTTACCGCGAGTGTGAAGCAAGCGAAGTGCGCGGCGACTTAATTCGCCATCTCGATCGAGAGTTTAATTCATTGGGCTCAGCCGTCACGTCGAACGTGCTGGATCATCTACGCGCGAACGCATTTCTGCCGGCCGACCGCGAACCGCCGGCATGGATCGGGCCCCCGGTGAACGATTGGCCGGCCGACGAAATTGTGGCGACTCGCGGTAAGCTGGTCCATTTGCCGTCGTTGCTCGCGCAGCGTCAGTGCGAAACGTCCGCCACGCCGCGATTCTTCACGACGGCGGCCGTCGACTTCGACTTCGACGCGAACGCACCATTGCCGAATGAATGGCACCGCTTTCTGCGGCAGCTTTGGCCGGACGATCGAGACTCGATTGACACATTGCAAGAATGGTTCGGGCATCTATTAGTGGCCGACACTAGACAGCAAAAAATCCTGCTACTTGGCGGACCGCGGCGCTCAGGCAAGAGTACCATCGCACGAGTGCTTCGCGAATTGATCGGACGGCGGAACGTCTGCGGACCGACGTTAGCTGGGTTGGCGACAAATTTCGGACTGTGGCCGCTAATCGGAAAGAGTGTGGCAATCGTGTCTGACGCGCGACTGAGCCACCGTAGCGATCAAGCGGTTGTGGTAGAGCGTCTGTTGTCGATCTCTGGGGAAGACGCTCTGACGATCGACCGGAAGTGCATGGAGCCCGTGACGTGCCGCTTGCCGACGCGGCTAATGCTTATCTCCAATGAGTTGCCGCGGTTGTCAGACGCGAGCGGGGCGCTTTCTAGCCGATTCCTGGTGCTGTGGCTATCGGAGAGCTTTCTTGGCCGAGAGGATCATGGGCTGGAAAAGAAATTGCTCGCTGAACTGCCAGGAATTTTTTTGTGGGCCGCTGCTGGGTGGCAGCGATTGCGCGAGCGCGGGTGTTTTTCTCAGCCTGAATCGGCCGCGGAAATGGTCGAGCAATTGGGCGACTTGACCAGCCCGGTGTCCGTGTTCGTTCGCGAGCGGTGCATCGTCGGCAAGGAATATCGAGCGACGGTCAGGGATTTATTTTCAGCGTGGAAAAATTTCTGCGAATCGGCTGGAAGAAAAGAGGCTGGGACGGACGCGACGTTTTCGCGCGACCTAGTTGCTGCCGTGCCAGGGCTGCGGAGAGTGAGAACGCGCGAAACAGATAGCAGGCTAATGGCTTACGACGGAATTTGTCTGAAACCGGTAAAGTTTTAGGGCCATGCTGGTACATGGCCCTACGGAAAGCACGCGACGCGCGAGGAAAAAGTAGAACGCTAGAACAATCGGAGAAAAAAAATAAAAATGCAGAAATGATAATTACGTGTGTCGCTCATATACACCATGCGTATATGTGCTGCAATGCTTGGGGCCATGTACCACGATGGCCCTAATTGTTGGCGCGAAGGTATGAAAAGTTGGACTTTTCAAAAAAGGAGAACGGTATGGAAGCCGTGCAAAAATTTTCTGAGTCGCCGTCAGTTCGTTTCATGCGTGAGTTGCGAGAAAAAAATGAAGCGGCCATCGCAGCCGACATTCAACGCCGCATCGCCGCCGGGGAAACAAATGTGCTGTCTGAGGCTGAGTGTTGGAAAATGTCCTGCTCACACGCCGGGCTGGCGGTTTGCGTTTACCGCCCGGCGGAACTTCAAGAGCGGATGCGCCGTAACCCGAACCGTTCGATGCAGCGGCACGTCGCCGAGCTTGTGGTGGCGATGGGCCGCTTCCACGCCCAGCATCGGATCGATTGGTATCCGCCGGTCCCGCACCGCACGCCCGGCCGCGTGGCGTTGGGGCCGTACGCGCCGCGGCGGATGTAGAGAGTGAACGAATCTGTTTGACGAAATCACGCAAGGCCGCTATGGTTGACATCGCCCTCTAATCCCACACAACGCGCCACACAACACTGCGGGGGACAAGGGGGCCGCGAGCGAAAGCAAAAGGATTTGCCAGTCTATGACGACCGCCATTCAACTTTTCGGCAGCGGAAAATTTTTCGCCGGCACCGGCAGTGGCTCGCCCGGCGATCCGTTCATTCCGGCGCTCAGTGGAGACGCACCCGTGGCAGCAGTTCCGATTTTCGGCAGCGGCAAGTACGTCGGCGTGGCGTCGGGCAGCGGCCTGGAAAGCGACCCGTATGTGCTGGCCGTCGCGATGCAGCAGCTTGATTCGGACGACGGCGCCATTACGAGCGACGGCAGCGGCAACGTGACGGCCGCCAGCTTCCTCAGTGCCGCCGCGCAACCGGCCGACTTCGCCGGCGTGCCTACTGTCACCACGACGGGCATCACGGATACCGTTGCGCTGGCAGCGATCGCAGCCCTGTGCGCGGCGCTGGGCATCGCGACGGAATGAGGCCCGCATGGCCGTCGATATTTTCGGCGATGAAATAATTCCCGAACCGCCCGTCACGCCCACGCCACGCACACGCAAGCCACGCAAGCCGCGAGCCCCACGCACGGCGACGGCTGATAAGCCATTGGGCCTGAGCAAGCGCGAGCGCGGCGATTTAATTATTGCCGCCCGCGACGGCTGGAATTGCCCCGTAGAAGTGCAAGCCGAAATCGTGGCGAAGCTCAGCGATCTAATTCTCAGTAAAAATGGCGCGGGGGCTCGCGAACGCATTAGAGCGGCTGAAGCGCTGTTTGCAATGAGCAATCGCGCAGCGGAAGCGGCCAGCAAGTTTGCGTCTGCGTCTGGCAACGATCCAGAGCAGGCCGGAAACTCGATCAGGATCATCATTGAGGATCCCACGCTAGGCACGGATTCGCCACCTAATGCACCAGACGCTTCGCTTCCGCCCGTGGGCGCACCAACTGGCCCTGATCCGTTGCAAGAAGCATGCGCTAGTGTTGAGCGGCCGCCGATCGGGCAAGACGGCGGCGGCGGCGATGCTGTTGGTAATCCGATCGCTTCGTAAGCCCGGCCTCTATTGGTGGGTCGCGCCGTCGGCGAAACAAAGCGAGGCCGGCATCATGGCCGTGTGGTCGGCGCTCGCCGGCCTATCGGGCGTGAAATTTTTGAAGGGCATTAGTCGATTTATTTTGCCCAACGGTTCGATCGTGCAATTTATGTCGGCCGATGGTCAGAAATCTTTGGTCGGCTTCGGTCTC encodes:
- a CDS encoding phage/plasmid primase, P4 family; translation: MRDTPKTLGDFLALAEQSPVWGGEGKIVSRAPDGTVTEIPLGTDRRLLERRILESMQQYWPEHLRPRHTAEPRAAIVDGDDSEADSDSTPKKQPAKEIDPGDEARWFLEKTKLDGVPTLLYWHGGWWRWRDGAYRECEASEVRGDLIRHLDREFNSLGSAVTSNVLDHLRANAFLPADREPPAWIGPPVNDWPADEIVATRGKLVHLPSLLAQRQCETSATPRFFTTAAVDFDFDANAPLPNEWHRFLRQLWPDDRDSIDTLQEWFGHLLVADTRQQKILLLGGPRRSGKSTIARVLRELIGRRNVCGPTLAGLATNFGLWPLIGKSVAIVSDARLSHRSDQAVVVERLLSISGEDALTIDRKCMEPVTCRLPTRLMLISNELPRLSDASGALSSRFLVLWLSESFLGREDHGLEKKLLAELPGIFLWAAAGWQRLRERGCFSQPESAAEMVEQLGDLTSPVSVFVRERCIVGKEYRATVRDLFSAWKNFCESAGRKEAGTDATFSRDLVAAVPGLRRVRTRETDSRLMAYDGICLKPVKF